One Streptomyces sp. R28 DNA window includes the following coding sequences:
- a CDS encoding helix-turn-helix transcriptional regulator: MPNQSGETPHGQFSPEHIRATWSGTASVEDAAQAFGLSRSKSYDLVRRGEFPCRVLPIGRTARVVTASLLRVLESGEPEYNGPSSASPNPS; encoded by the coding sequence ATGCCCAATCAGAGCGGCGAAACGCCTCACGGCCAGTTCAGCCCCGAGCACATCCGCGCCACCTGGAGTGGGACGGCGAGCGTCGAGGACGCCGCCCAGGCATTCGGCTTGTCGAGATCGAAGAGCTACGACCTCGTTCGCCGCGGAGAATTCCCATGCCGCGTGCTACCGATAGGCCGCACCGCCCGCGTCGTCACCGCCTCGCTCCTCCGCGTACTCGAAAGCGGCGAGCCGGAGTACAACGGACCCTCCAGTGCAAGCCCCAATCCGTCATGA